A window from Drosophila yakuba strain Tai18E2 chromosome 3L, Prin_Dyak_Tai18E2_2.1, whole genome shotgun sequence encodes these proteins:
- the LOC6532337 gene encoding low affinity immunoglobulin epsilon Fc receptor isoform X1 has protein sequence MIRPTLLIVLISLASVDSGHNTPVTTIPAAEPVSQVPHGFQLGPNSHISSSGNISQSGGGNGRDKRGAQLDPGEIARQNQITQQIFANYLERRLFPNRTANQKIPTIADILPKPKPSPRPRPRGFAASGGANFKRSGGGAQRNRLAAAATKRQSGYNRKRLREEEEEEEAEEQEVQEQRDQQPLANQEDFDYDVQESLQSVESEQHDQYYGNIFHRDPSENEVDNDCPNCVDESQYTPNKWTMPLLKLGEKRYYLGIFFKANWFKATQYCRYHGMHLASISSQEENDRLEKHIRDFGLGHEHFWISGTDLADEGNFFWMATGRPITFTNWNAGEPNNFRYENGEEENCLELWNRDGKGLKWNDSPCSFETYFVCEVQPN, from the exons ATGATCCGTCCCACGCTCCTCATAGTGCTCATTTCGCTGGCCAGCGTCGATTCCGGCCACAACACACCCGTAACCACAATCCCGGCGGCCGAACCTGTGAGCCAGGTGCCCCACGGCTTCCAACTGGGGCCAAACAGtcacatcagcagcagcggcaataTTAGCCAGAGTGGAGGCGGAAATGGCCGCGATAAGAGAG GCGCCCAACTGGATCCGGGCGAGATTGCCCGCCAGAATCAGATAACGCAGCAGATATTTGCCAACTACTTGGAGCGCCGGCTGTTTCCCAATCGCACGGCCAACCAGAAGATACCCACCATCGCGGACATCCTGCCCAAGCCGAAACCATCGCCACGACCCCGTCCTCGAGGATTCGCGGCCAGTGGAGGCGCTAACTTCAAGAGGAGCGGCGGAGGAGCTCAGAGGAATCGCCTGGCTGCTGCCGCCACCAAGAGGCAGTCGGGCTACAATCGCAAGCGCCTTCgcgaggaagaggaggaggaggaggcggaggagcaggaggtgcAGGAGCAGCGGGATCAGCAGCCGCTGGCCAACCAGGAGGACTTCGACTACGACGTGCAGGAGTCCCTGCAGAGCGTGGAATCGGAGCAGCACGATCAGTACTATGGGAACATCTTCCATCGCGATCCCAGCGAGAACGAAGTCGATAATG ACTGCCCCAACTGCGTGGACGAGTCGCAGTACACGCCGAACAAGTGGACGATGCCGCTGCTGAAGCTCGGGGAGAAGCGCTACTACCTGGGCATCTTCTTCAAG GCAAACTGGTTCAAAGCCACACAATACTGCCGGTACCACGGCATGCATCTGGCCAGCATTTCATCACAGGAAGAGAACGATAGACTGGAGAAGCACATACGTGACTTTG GCCTGGGCCACGAACATTTCTGGATTTCCGGCACGGACCTGGCCGACGAGGGCAACTTCTTCTGGATGGCCACCGGCAGACCCATCACATTCACCAACTGGAACGCCGGAGAGCCCAACAATTTCCGGTACGAGAACGGCGAGGAGGAAAACTGCCTGGAGCTGTGGAACCGCGATGGCAAGGGCCTCAAGTGGAACGACTCGCCCTGCAGCTTCGAGACCTACTTCGTCTGCGAGGTGCAACCGAACTAG
- the LOC6532336 gene encoding uncharacterized protein LOC6532336: MAKKKGRKGKKGKKPKVDCKFKITNEMLKPMNENVDDCDGCCQCACDCDCSPEIAPCFIQPTRPDPGPEAYDEFEACLNGSGLTIRVLKNTHKVESVLDGSETAPNLGAGDDPCYRDDPNDCEPSKESCLHDMLQRSSFARNHIKRRTGGRIINHPNIPKVRANIKYSGNDACETDNYYVPFSKIKEACDFQEAKVECYRQRLCGGSDPIVPAQCPAQNQRSCCMQVERKDILDTMKGVNLDTRRKGIEVCYKTCEETDSDVFLVKLGSKAKSQHKKNTIEIELRTPKQPVTLPISKVTTETYVSEEMLAGGKKGKKGKKGKKGKKGKGKKKK, translated from the exons ATGGCCAAGAAAAAGGGAAGAAAGGGCAAGAAGGGCAAGAAGCCAAAGGTCGACTGCAAGTTCAAGATCACGAACGAGATGCTCAAGCCCATGAACGAGA ATGTGGATGACTGCGACGGCTGCTGCCAGTGCGCCTGCGATTGCGACTGCAGTCCGGAGATAGCGCCCTGCTTCATCCAGCCGACCAGGCCGGATCCGGGTCCGGAGGCGTACGACGAGTTCGAGGCCTGCCTCAACGGCAGTGGTCTGACCATTCGCGTCCTTAAGAACACCCACAAGGTGGAGAGCGTCCTGGATGGCAGCGAGACTGCGCCCAACCTGGGCGCCGGCGATGATCCCTGCTATCGGGATGACCCCAATGACTGCGAGCCCTCCAAGGAGTCCTGCCTGCACGATATGCTGCAGCGCAGCTCCTTCGCCCGGAACCACATCAAGCGCCGCACCGGCGGCAGGATCATCAACCATCCGAATATACCCAAGGTGCGGGCCAACATCAAGTACTCTGGGAACGACGCCTGCGAGACAGACAACTACTACGTGCCCTTCTCGAAGATCAAGGAGGCCTGCGACTTCCAGGAGGCAAAGGTCGAGTGCTACCGCCAGCGACTCTGCGGCGGCTCCGATCCCATTGTGCCCGCGCAGTGTCCCGCCCAGAACCAGCGATCCTGTTGCATGCAGGTCGAGCGGAAGGACATCCTGGACACCATGAAGGGCGTCAATCTGGACACACGGCGCAAGGGTATTGAG GTCTGTTACAAAACCTGCGAAGAGACCGACAGCGACGTGTTCCTGGTGAAACTGGGCAGCAAGGCGAAGTCGCAGCACAAGAAGAACACCATCGAGATCGAGCTGAGGACGCCCAAGCAACCCGTAACCCTTCCAATCAGCAAGGTCACCACCGAGACGTATGTTTCCGAGGAAATGCTCGCCGGTGGCAAGAAGGGCAAGAAGGGCAAGAAGGGGAAGAAGGGCAAGAAGGGCAagggcaagaagaagaagtag
- the LOC6532337 gene encoding C-type lectin 37Db isoform X2 encodes MQKYFVLSVIISLQLLCLLDRTLASPPKGSGPVADCPNCVDESQYTPNKWTMPLLKLGEKRYYLGIFFKANWFKATQYCRYHGMHLASISSQEENDRLEKHIRDFGLGHEHFWISGTDLADEGNFFWMATGRPITFTNWNAGEPNNFRYENGEEENCLELWNRDGKGLKWNDSPCSFETYFVCEVQPN; translated from the exons AtgcaaaagtatttcgttCTGTCTGTGATAATCTCCCTCCAACTGCTGTGCCTTTTGGACAGGACACTGGCATCGCCGCCCAAAGGATCTGGTCCTGTAGCTG ACTGCCCCAACTGCGTGGACGAGTCGCAGTACACGCCGAACAAGTGGACGATGCCGCTGCTGAAGCTCGGGGAGAAGCGCTACTACCTGGGCATCTTCTTCAAG GCAAACTGGTTCAAAGCCACACAATACTGCCGGTACCACGGCATGCATCTGGCCAGCATTTCATCACAGGAAGAGAACGATAGACTGGAGAAGCACATACGTGACTTTG GCCTGGGCCACGAACATTTCTGGATTTCCGGCACGGACCTGGCCGACGAGGGCAACTTCTTCTGGATGGCCACCGGCAGACCCATCACATTCACCAACTGGAACGCCGGAGAGCCCAACAATTTCCGGTACGAGAACGGCGAGGAGGAAAACTGCCTGGAGCTGTGGAACCGCGATGGCAAGGGCCTCAAGTGGAACGACTCGCCCTGCAGCTTCGAGACCTACTTCGTCTGCGAGGTGCAACCGAACTAG